A single window of Granulicella mallensis MP5ACTX8 DNA harbors:
- a CDS encoding TIGR04282 family arsenosugar biosynthesis glycosyltransferase, whose protein sequence is MPYTLLDPSCTDSSLKSKCALAVMAKAPRPGKVKTRLSPPLTLEQSAALNVCFLRDTTQNIAEVARTSQAAGLISYTPVGDESLFDGLLPEDFALVAQRGDGFGERLLAAAEDILLCGFGAVCLIDSDSPTVPAEAFRQAVEELNRPGDRIVLGASNDGGYYLIGLKAPHPEPFVNIHWSTSTVYAETVSAITSAGIELVELPLWYDVDDGETLNLLRDELLGEIPPPFTGMPGYSAPHSRRFLLDLFGAGK, encoded by the coding sequence ATGCCCTATACGCTCCTCGATCCGTCGTGCACGGACTCCTCGCTTAAATCGAAGTGTGCTCTCGCCGTCATGGCCAAGGCTCCGCGGCCAGGCAAGGTAAAGACGCGCCTGTCGCCACCGCTGACGCTTGAGCAATCCGCGGCGCTGAACGTCTGCTTTCTCCGGGATACGACACAAAACATCGCTGAGGTCGCCAGGACGAGCCAGGCAGCCGGACTTATCTCCTATACTCCCGTTGGAGATGAAAGCCTGTTCGACGGTCTGCTCCCCGAAGACTTCGCCCTCGTTGCGCAGCGTGGCGACGGATTTGGAGAACGGCTGCTGGCTGCGGCTGAGGATATCCTCCTTTGCGGCTTCGGCGCGGTTTGCCTCATCGACTCGGACTCACCCACTGTTCCTGCCGAAGCCTTCCGTCAGGCGGTGGAAGAGTTGAACCGTCCCGGCGACCGTATCGTGCTCGGAGCTTCAAACGATGGCGGATACTACCTCATCGGCTTGAAAGCACCTCACCCTGAACCTTTCGTGAACATCCACTGGAGCACCTCGACAGTCTACGCGGAAACGGTCTCCGCCATTACCAGCGCGGGGATCGAACTCGTGGAGCTTCCCCTTTGGTACGACGTCGACGACGGAGAGACGCTGAATCTCCTTCGCGACGAACTGCTAGGAGAGATACCTCCACCCTTTACCGGAATGCCCGGTTACTCTGCTCCGCATAGCCGCAGGTTTCTCCTCGATCTCTTCGGAGCCGGCAAGTGA
- a CDS encoding class I SAM-dependent methyltransferase, which translates to MGSSQYDLTGQKALPPPESLFERCHWLYALCREYLFRDHTPEITNALFPTGTPADGTRILELGCGPGLYACRFAKEYPQITATGIDLSKRLIQRARERASNLRLHNCTFIEGDAQALKELPHSVDAVIVSRLFLIVPDKEAVLAEIFRVLRPGGRCFIAEPTSGFRTRLPLGAMWLLARLTTSPVAKYREPQQAEVMPSADFVELVRTPSWASVDVHYDDWYQYAICQKSELQAEQPSRSTS; encoded by the coding sequence ATGGGTTCAAGCCAATACGATCTCACCGGCCAAAAGGCCTTGCCTCCGCCAGAAAGCTTGTTTGAGCGATGTCACTGGCTCTATGCACTTTGCAGAGAGTACCTGTTTCGCGACCACACCCCTGAAATTACAAACGCGCTCTTTCCGACCGGTACTCCCGCGGACGGAACCAGGATCCTCGAACTCGGCTGCGGTCCTGGCCTCTATGCCTGCCGGTTTGCTAAAGAGTATCCGCAGATTACGGCCACCGGCATCGACCTGTCTAAGCGCCTTATTCAGCGAGCGCGGGAACGGGCCAGCAATCTTCGGTTGCACAATTGCACCTTCATCGAAGGCGATGCGCAGGCACTGAAGGAACTTCCGCACTCTGTCGATGCCGTCATCGTCTCCCGCCTCTTCCTCATCGTTCCCGACAAAGAAGCTGTTCTCGCGGAGATCTTCCGGGTACTGCGTCCGGGCGGACGATGTTTCATTGCAGAGCCGACCTCCGGCTTCAGGACCAGGCTGCCTCTCGGCGCCATGTGGCTCCTGGCTCGCTTGACGACCAGTCCCGTTGCGAAATACAGAGAGCCACAGCAGGCGGAGGTCATGCCGTCTGCCGATTTCGTCGAGCTGGTGCGGACACCCTCCTGGGCCTCGGTCGACGTGCATTACGATGACTGGTACCAGTATGCGATCTGCCAGAAGAGCGAATTACAAGCTGAGCAACCCAGCCGGAGTACCTCCTGA
- a CDS encoding molybdopterin-dependent oxidoreductase — protein sequence MSEHDELPVEAQKLLEVQKVEAPQPGPPEVAAKPDDSVTAKPAEVAAAAPAETAVAKSSEASVEKSPEAATAKPDDIVAAPAPGPQPAPKESSPSESKPVVELTAKPPAPIAVPPTATQHGDAPPVELAADEEDEEDLGVDLEQRAIADAAVLAESRRHTRRSFIGASIAAAAGYGFYRWIDRSPGVGMQRFPLRDAFRTNAAISRAVSGDRALAPTYPLKAAKDLRVNGVFGLKKMLAPQGWRLQLVGMQDAAAHPRFTTDVTAWEYQYVAEASHEDQGHDTKVDPNARTAEKMAPEPMLGQAKAAEESIGRRMPRGREEAGESSSTLMPGTSGLLLTMEDILKLPRHELVTQFKCIEGWSEIVHWAGVRMADFIEAYPPALIDGKEPKYVYMETPDGDYYTGYDLDVCRHPQTLLVTEMMGAPLTQFHGAPLRLHMPTKYGYKQIKRIGLISYTNAKPDDYWTKLGYDWYAGL from the coding sequence ATGAGCGAACACGACGAATTACCCGTAGAGGCTCAGAAGCTTTTAGAGGTTCAGAAGGTAGAGGCTCCACAGCCCGGGCCGCCTGAGGTTGCTGCAAAGCCAGACGACTCGGTTACTGCGAAGCCAGCCGAAGTGGCTGCTGCAGCACCAGCCGAGACGGCTGTGGCGAAATCATCAGAAGCATCTGTTGAGAAATCGCCTGAAGCAGCCACCGCAAAGCCAGACGATATCGTTGCTGCACCAGCACCAGGGCCTCAGCCGGCCCCGAAGGAATCCTCTCCTTCTGAGTCAAAGCCCGTCGTTGAATTGACGGCAAAGCCGCCTGCACCGATCGCCGTTCCTCCAACGGCGACGCAACATGGCGATGCGCCTCCAGTTGAGCTGGCGGCGGACGAAGAAGATGAAGAGGATTTGGGTGTTGATCTGGAACAGAGAGCGATTGCCGACGCTGCCGTTCTGGCTGAATCGCGCAGGCACACCCGCCGTTCGTTCATTGGCGCTTCCATTGCCGCGGCTGCGGGCTATGGGTTTTATCGTTGGATCGACCGGAGCCCTGGTGTCGGGATGCAGCGGTTCCCGCTCCGTGATGCCTTCAGGACGAACGCGGCTATCTCGCGAGCCGTATCGGGTGACCGCGCGCTCGCACCCACGTATCCGCTCAAAGCTGCGAAAGATCTTCGCGTAAATGGTGTCTTCGGTCTGAAGAAGATGCTGGCGCCGCAAGGTTGGCGGCTGCAGTTGGTCGGTATGCAGGATGCTGCGGCACATCCGCGATTCACGACGGATGTGACTGCCTGGGAGTACCAATACGTAGCTGAAGCCAGCCACGAAGACCAGGGTCATGACACGAAGGTGGATCCCAATGCCCGCACCGCCGAGAAGATGGCCCCGGAACCCATGCTCGGTCAGGCCAAGGCTGCGGAAGAGAGCATCGGCCGCCGCATGCCTCGCGGGCGGGAAGAGGCCGGCGAAAGCAGCAGCACCCTTATGCCGGGTACGTCCGGACTGTTGCTGACGATGGAAGACATCCTGAAGCTTCCTCGTCACGAACTGGTGACTCAATTCAAGTGCATCGAAGGCTGGAGCGAGATCGTGCATTGGGCTGGAGTGCGCATGGCCGATTTCATCGAGGCGTATCCGCCCGCCCTTATCGATGGCAAGGAGCCAAAGTATGTTTACATGGAGACGCCGGACGGAGACTACTATACGGGTTATGACCTTGATGTCTGCCGACACCCGCAGACGCTGCTGGTCACGGAGATGATGGGCGCACCTCTGACGCAGTTCCACGGAGCTCCGCTTCGCCTGCACATGCCTACGAAGTACGGTTACAAGCAGATCAAGCGGATAGGGCTGATCAGCTATACGAACGCGAAGCCGGACGACTACTGGACCAAACTCGGATACGACTGGTATGCGGGATTATGA
- a CDS encoding glycosyltransferase family 87 protein, with translation MSSDSTTRWSYARPWLTNAALILIGSGLLLLTRQLISEFSHFTIGFSGVSGWSAILYALAVLVILTQPVNRYTFGIILAFAIAFRLVTLLPAPYLSTDIYRYAWDGVVQHAHISPYRYVPGDPALTFLRAPNQNLFDHINRRDYAHTIYPPVAQFIFYIVTFLNPTVTFMKLAMVLFEGLTLYALLEFLRELGVRREQSLLYAWCPLLVWEIGSSGHLDSAAMAFIALALLARYRRQSLLTGLFLGLAIMTKMYPLVLLPALFRRGEYRMPATVAGVVALGYACYSSVGLGVFGFLGSYVQEEGMDTGTRYFLLELTQHVPGLHNLSSKPYLAFVALVFAVLMIWCWRTCCSPVPLKVETGQTRRFGLPADADFLVPAFALALALMLLFSPHYPWYVAWLVPFLALVPDITVFAYICGLFYLCTTAIAVGTGPLQFLLNKMLYGSVLLAFVLDIVLRRWPILHPSPKPPYPRPATEDRA, from the coding sequence GTGAGTTCCGACTCCACAACACGCTGGTCCTATGCGCGGCCCTGGCTGACGAATGCCGCGCTGATTCTCATCGGTTCAGGACTGCTCCTCCTGACACGTCAGCTCATCAGCGAATTCAGCCACTTCACCATCGGCTTCTCCGGAGTCTCCGGCTGGTCCGCGATACTTTACGCACTGGCGGTTCTGGTGATTTTGACCCAACCGGTCAACCGCTACACTTTCGGCATCATCCTGGCGTTCGCGATTGCCTTTCGGCTCGTCACGCTGCTTCCTGCTCCCTATCTCTCTACTGATATCTATCGCTATGCCTGGGACGGTGTGGTGCAACATGCTCACATCTCGCCCTATCGCTATGTACCTGGTGATCCAGCCCTCACGTTTTTGCGAGCGCCCAACCAGAATCTCTTCGATCACATCAATCGCCGCGACTATGCGCACACCATCTACCCGCCGGTCGCGCAATTCATCTTCTACATCGTCACCTTCCTCAACCCCACTGTGACGTTCATGAAGCTGGCGATGGTCCTGTTCGAAGGCCTTACCTTGTATGCGCTGTTGGAGTTCTTGCGTGAACTGGGCGTTCGCCGCGAACAGTCCCTGCTCTACGCGTGGTGCCCGCTGCTCGTCTGGGAGATCGGCAGCTCCGGCCATCTTGACTCCGCCGCCATGGCCTTCATCGCGCTTGCTCTCCTTGCTCGATATCGCAGGCAGTCCCTCCTCACAGGTCTCTTCCTCGGTTTGGCAATCATGACGAAGATGTATCCCCTCGTGCTGCTCCCCGCATTATTTCGTCGCGGCGAGTACAGGATGCCCGCGACCGTGGCCGGGGTGGTTGCTCTGGGGTACGCGTGTTATTCCAGTGTGGGCCTTGGGGTCTTTGGTTTCCTCGGAAGCTACGTCCAGGAGGAAGGCATGGATACCGGCACACGCTACTTCCTGCTGGAACTCACGCAGCACGTACCCGGCCTGCACAATCTCTCCAGCAAACCCTATCTTGCCTTTGTGGCCCTGGTCTTCGCCGTGCTGATGATCTGGTGCTGGCGAACCTGCTGCAGTCCAGTGCCGCTGAAGGTAGAGACAGGACAGACCCGCCGCTTCGGCCTTCCTGCTGATGCTGACTTTCTGGTCCCGGCATTCGCGCTCGCACTCGCGTTGATGCTGCTCTTTTCGCCGCACTATCCCTGGTATGTCGCGTGGCTCGTTCCTTTCCTCGCGCTCGTACCGGACATTACCGTCTTCGCCTATATCTGCGGTCTCTTCTATCTGTGCACGACCGCGATCGCGGTAGGCACTGGGCCGCTGCAGTTTCTGCTTAACAAGATGCTCTACGGCAGCGTGTTGCTCGCGTTCGTGCTGGATATCGTCCTGCGCCGTTGGCCTATCCTTCATCCCTCTCCCAAGCCTCCCTATCCCAGACCGGCAACGGAGGATCGAGCATGA
- a CDS encoding radical SAM protein has protein sequence MKTSEVLQAWSTILAGRSPSLSIEITKECPLRCPGCYAFDAAHLGSEMQLRQLSDFKGEELVTRVLALIDERKPLHVSLVGGDPFVRHRELELLLPHLESRGIHTQIVTSAFRIIPSSWNQFKLLNVVVSIDGLQPEHDERRKPATYERILKNIRGARITIHCTITSQIADREGYLEEFLRFWSAQPEIVRVWFSLFTPQRGATDPEILTTSQRASVLADLQRLRKSYPILDMHERVIQEIASPPKSPGECIFAQTTETISADLKTQITPCQFGGDPDCENCGCIASMGLAAVGHHRVIGPLTAGHLFTASDRLGKGWRGLRNKLSPKPRQVPEPSPFKIL, from the coding sequence ATGAAAACTTCAGAGGTGCTCCAAGCCTGGTCGACGATTCTGGCTGGCCGGTCCCCTTCGCTGTCGATTGAGATCACCAAGGAATGCCCCTTACGGTGTCCGGGATGCTATGCCTTCGATGCGGCACATCTTGGAAGCGAGATGCAGTTGCGTCAGCTCTCCGACTTCAAAGGCGAGGAGTTGGTCACGAGAGTGCTTGCTCTGATCGATGAACGCAAACCGCTTCACGTGTCTCTCGTAGGCGGTGATCCGTTCGTTCGACATCGTGAGCTTGAGTTACTGCTGCCTCACTTGGAGAGCCGCGGGATACACACGCAGATCGTGACGAGCGCCTTCAGAATTATTCCGAGCTCGTGGAATCAGTTCAAGCTGTTGAACGTTGTGGTCTCGATCGATGGCTTGCAGCCGGAGCACGATGAACGGCGCAAGCCCGCCACCTATGAACGGATACTGAAGAACATCCGTGGCGCCAGAATCACCATTCATTGCACCATCACCTCCCAGATTGCAGACCGTGAAGGCTACCTGGAAGAGTTTCTGCGTTTCTGGAGTGCGCAGCCGGAGATTGTGAGGGTATGGTTCAGTCTCTTCACCCCTCAACGCGGCGCCACTGACCCGGAGATCCTCACGACCTCGCAAAGAGCCTCTGTACTTGCCGATCTGCAACGCTTGCGGAAGAGTTATCCGATTCTGGATATGCACGAGAGGGTGATTCAGGAGATCGCCTCTCCGCCGAAGAGCCCAGGTGAGTGCATCTTTGCGCAGACAACCGAGACGATCTCGGCAGATCTGAAGACGCAGATCACTCCCTGCCAATTCGGTGGAGATCCCGATTGCGAGAATTGTGGCTGCATCGCCTCCATGGGGTTAGCTGCTGTCGGCCATCATCGTGTGATCGGGCCGCTTACTGCCGGCCATCTCTTTACGGCCTCGGATCGATTGGGCAAGGGCTGGAGAGGGTTGCGGAATAAACTCTCGCCAAAACCAAGACAGGTGCCAGAACCGTCGCCGTTCAAAATACTTTAG
- the pabB gene encoding aminodeoxychorismate synthase component I has protein sequence MVAETADSVLLETSRFDPENRQSLLFLHPVRVLSASRHDAIPALFRELEDALAAGFYVAGFVGYECGYHFQSLEDIAPARSELPLAWFGVYREPLVHHHHRSDEEGEATPPASNESGNLLEMLPEQTFLTISEAEYCARVERIQDYIRAGDTYQVNFTDAVDARTKLSATELFAELFHRQPVSYSAFLNVDGNHILSFSPELFFRIEDGRIVTRPMKGTMPRGRDSREDIEAAARLQQDEKNRAEHVMIVDLLRNDLGRICTMGSIQVEDIFSVEKYRTLLQMTSTISGTLQAELGYYDIFRSLFPSGSITGAPKIRTMQIIRELEQKPREIYTGAIGFIARDRSSIFNVAIRTLVLKDGRVRMGVGGGIVADSVPSDEYRECQLKASFLSRSGPAFQLIETMLWNGEYALLSMHLDRMESSASYFEFSFDRASITRQLLERAHPFPPGEHYRVRLLLDSAGKATITSTAFQPGQSTCSVRISSERTSSDDVFLRHKTTRRERYEHLFSEARADGFDEVLFLNEREEVTEGAISNIFILREGKLMTPPLSSGVLPGIFRRHLLETNVSAEERVLHLEDLESADGIFLCNALRGMRQVSSLHPSDNLHK, from the coding sequence ATGGTTGCCGAAACCGCCGACTCGGTTCTTCTTGAAACCTCACGCTTCGACCCGGAAAATCGGCAGAGTCTTCTCTTTCTCCATCCTGTTCGGGTGTTGTCTGCATCCAGGCATGACGCAATCCCGGCTCTCTTCCGCGAGCTTGAAGACGCGCTCGCCGCGGGCTTTTATGTCGCCGGATTTGTCGGCTATGAATGCGGATATCACTTTCAGTCCCTGGAGGATATAGCACCGGCTCGATCAGAACTGCCTCTCGCCTGGTTCGGTGTCTACCGGGAACCGCTCGTCCATCACCACCACAGGAGTGATGAAGAAGGTGAAGCGACTCCACCTGCCTCCAACGAATCCGGCAACCTGTTGGAGATGCTTCCGGAACAAACCTTCCTGACGATCTCAGAAGCCGAGTACTGTGCAAGGGTTGAACGGATTCAGGACTACATCCGGGCAGGCGATACCTATCAGGTGAACTTCACGGATGCTGTCGATGCCCGGACAAAGTTGTCCGCTACGGAGCTCTTTGCCGAACTCTTCCATCGACAGCCGGTTTCTTACAGTGCTTTCCTGAATGTGGACGGAAACCATATCCTTTCCTTCTCGCCGGAGCTGTTCTTCCGCATTGAGGACGGCCGGATCGTGACTCGCCCCATGAAGGGCACGATGCCCCGAGGCCGCGATTCCAGAGAGGATATCGAGGCCGCTGCACGACTGCAGCAGGACGAAAAGAATCGCGCAGAGCATGTGATGATCGTCGACCTTCTTCGCAATGATCTTGGCCGCATCTGCACGATGGGAAGTATCCAGGTCGAAGACATCTTCTCGGTTGAGAAGTACAGAACTCTTCTCCAGATGACCTCGACGATCTCTGGAACACTTCAGGCTGAGCTCGGATACTACGACATCTTTCGAAGCTTGTTCCCCAGCGGCTCCATCACGGGAGCTCCAAAGATCAGGACGATGCAGATCATTCGCGAACTGGAACAGAAGCCTCGGGAGATCTACACCGGAGCCATCGGTTTCATTGCGCGGGATCGATCCTCGATCTTCAACGTCGCGATTCGAACCCTTGTCCTCAAGGACGGACGAGTCCGGATGGGTGTCGGCGGCGGTATCGTGGCGGATTCGGTTCCTTCGGACGAGTACAGGGAGTGCCAGCTCAAAGCAAGTTTCCTGTCCCGGTCAGGACCGGCCTTTCAACTCATCGAAACGATGCTCTGGAACGGAGAGTACGCTCTTCTGTCCATGCACCTGGACCGCATGGAATCGTCCGCCTCGTACTTCGAGTTTTCCTTTGATCGCGCATCGATCACGCGACAACTCCTTGAGCGGGCGCATCCGTTTCCCCCCGGAGAACACTATCGCGTGCGGTTGCTGTTGGACTCTGCCGGCAAGGCGACGATTACGTCCACAGCCTTTCAACCCGGCCAATCGACCTGTTCTGTCCGCATCTCTTCGGAACGCACCTCTTCTGACGATGTCTTCCTGCGGCACAAAACAACACGCCGCGAACGATATGAACATCTCTTCTCCGAGGCCCGCGCCGATGGTTTCGATGAGGTTCTCTTCCTCAACGAGAGGGAAGAGGTGACGGAAGGGGCAATCAGTAATATCTTCATCCTCCGCGAAGGCAAGCTTATGACTCCACCTCTAAGCTCTGGTGTCTTGCCCGGAATCTTCCGCAGGCATCTTCTCGAAACCAATGTGTCGGCAGAGGAGCGAGTCCTTCATCTCGAAGACCTCGAATCGGCAGACGGCATTTTTCTGTGCAATGCTCTTCGCGGTATGCGCCAGGTGAGCTCCCTTCATCCAAGCGACAACTTACACAAATAA
- a CDS encoding glycosyltransferase family 2 protein, which translates to MSVFDLVNGSKISVIIPALNEQESIGQVVASMPWPLIAECIVVDNGSTDDTARIAAAAGARVITSARGYGAACKAGSDAALASSMILVFMDGDGSDVITDLPRLVAPLEAGEADFVIGSRLRGHREPGSMLASQVFAGHLVSLLLRLLYGIRYTDMGPFRAICRSSLQQLNMSEMTYGWNLEMQAKAAQQHLRVQEIPVDYQCRKGGVSKVSGNLAASFKTGIRILAVLLRIAFSRTT; encoded by the coding sequence ATGAGTGTCTTCGACCTCGTGAACGGCTCGAAGATCTCCGTCATCATTCCCGCGCTCAATGAGCAGGAATCCATCGGTCAGGTCGTCGCCTCGATGCCGTGGCCGCTCATCGCAGAATGCATCGTCGTCGACAATGGCTCGACGGACGACACTGCCAGGATTGCAGCCGCGGCAGGAGCGCGCGTCATCACCTCGGCACGCGGCTATGGAGCAGCCTGTAAAGCCGGCTCCGATGCCGCCCTCGCAAGCAGTATGATCCTGGTCTTCATGGATGGTGATGGCAGCGACGTCATTACAGATCTTCCTCGTCTCGTCGCTCCCCTTGAAGCTGGCGAAGCAGATTTCGTTATTGGTTCGCGACTACGAGGACATCGTGAGCCAGGCTCTATGCTGGCTAGCCAGGTCTTCGCGGGGCATCTGGTCTCGCTTCTTCTTCGCCTGCTGTACGGTATCCGCTATACCGATATGGGGCCATTCCGCGCTATTTGCCGGTCGTCATTACAACAGCTCAATATGTCAGAGATGACCTACGGTTGGAATTTGGAGATGCAGGCCAAGGCGGCGCAACAGCATCTCCGCGTACAGGAGATTCCCGTCGACTACCAATGCAGAAAGGGCGGAGTCAGCAAAGTATCGGGCAATCTCGCTGCCAGTTTTAAGACCGGGATACGGATATTGGCGGTGCTGCTTCGCATTGCATTCTCTCGAACCACCTAG
- a CDS encoding cytochrome b/b6 domain-containing protein gives MVIKSKYDNDSSDVLPSAPAPLNASIRLERKHPLAIRWMHWINFPVLFTMIWSGVLIYWNDSDNAYRHPHAIYRVGIGKFTLIRLFPDWFYQKLHVPYSVTQGLGYHFFFMWIFGLNGLLYVLYTSFSGEWRFLVPERRSLRDAIQVTLVDLHLRKGLPAQTKYNGAQRIAYTSVILMGVGMLVTGLAIYKPTQAHWLTTLLGGYEMARWLHFWITMSFLGFFVVHVLQVILAGWNNFRAMVSGREIQRVEDPSIEAERRSHR, from the coding sequence ATGGTCATAAAGTCCAAATACGACAATGATTCGAGCGACGTCCTTCCATCCGCGCCTGCACCCCTCAATGCGTCCATCCGCCTCGAACGAAAGCATCCTCTTGCCATACGCTGGATGCACTGGATCAATTTCCCTGTGCTGTTCACCATGATTTGGAGTGGCGTTCTTATCTACTGGAATGATTCGGATAATGCCTATCGGCACCCACATGCCATCTATCGCGTGGGGATCGGCAAGTTTACCCTCATCCGATTGTTTCCAGACTGGTTTTACCAGAAGCTTCATGTGCCGTACTCCGTAACGCAGGGGCTTGGCTACCACTTTTTCTTTATGTGGATCTTCGGCCTGAATGGGCTCCTGTACGTGCTGTATACCTCGTTCTCAGGGGAGTGGCGCTTTCTTGTACCCGAACGCCGCAGCCTGCGAGACGCGATTCAGGTCACCCTGGTCGACCTTCATCTGAGGAAGGGACTCCCTGCACAGACGAAGTACAACGGTGCGCAACGAATCGCTTATACCTCCGTCATTCTGATGGGAGTGGGGATGCTCGTGACGGGCCTGGCCATCTACAAGCCGACACAGGCACACTGGCTCACAACTCTGCTGGGTGGCTATGAGATGGCCCGATGGCTGCATTTCTGGATCACGATGAGCTTTCTGGGCTTCTTTGTCGTTCATGTACTGCAGGTGATCCTTGCGGGATGGAACAACTTTCGAGCCATGGTCAGTGGGAGAGAGATCCAGAGAGTGGAAGATCCTTCGATTGAGGCGGAACGGCGGAGTCACCGATGA
- a CDS encoding RNA polymerase sigma-70 factor, translating to MSVRRGLEDGEHDDGLLVFAEVRPRLFGIAYRMLGSAAEAEDIVQDVWLRWQATDRNIVESPSAFLATTTTRMCINFSQSAHSRRETYVGPWLPEPVDTSSDPALGAERGEALGLAILLLLEKLSPTERASYVLREAFDYSYRQIADIIQMEEANTRQLVSRARKHIADGRRTPVSSEEQRRLLEAFIGAAQKGDLATLEGLFVEDVVSYSDGGGIVRTAARAPVSGRDHVAKFITSFASHFWTGITLRWIETNGQASVLLSRDGIPVALATVDASVEGIHQIMWILRPSKLAAISQTGRL from the coding sequence TTGTCTGTTCGCCGTGGTCTAGAAGACGGAGAGCATGACGATGGTCTGTTGGTCTTTGCCGAGGTGCGTCCACGTTTGTTCGGCATCGCTTACCGCATGCTCGGAAGTGCGGCTGAAGCCGAGGATATCGTGCAGGATGTCTGGTTGCGGTGGCAGGCTACCGATCGCAACATCGTTGAGAGCCCGTCGGCATTTCTGGCCACGACAACTACACGAATGTGTATCAACTTCTCCCAGAGTGCCCACTCGCGCCGGGAAACCTACGTCGGTCCCTGGCTTCCCGAACCCGTGGACACCAGCAGCGATCCTGCGTTAGGCGCAGAGCGCGGCGAAGCTTTGGGACTTGCCATCCTGCTGCTCCTTGAGAAGCTGTCTCCTACAGAACGTGCCTCCTACGTTCTGCGCGAAGCGTTCGATTACTCCTACCGCCAGATCGCGGACATCATACAAATGGAGGAAGCGAATACCCGCCAACTCGTCTCTCGTGCCCGTAAGCACATTGCAGATGGGCGGCGCACACCGGTCAGTTCTGAGGAACAGCGCCGCCTGCTGGAAGCCTTTATCGGTGCCGCTCAAAAGGGAGACCTGGCCACGCTGGAAGGTCTCTTCGTAGAAGATGTCGTCTCTTATTCGGATGGTGGGGGCATTGTGCGTACAGCTGCTCGAGCCCCGGTTTCTGGTCGCGATCATGTTGCGAAGTTCATTACCTCCTTCGCTTCCCATTTCTGGACGGGCATAACGCTCCGGTGGATTGAAACAAACGGACAGGCATCCGTTCTTCTGTCACGCGATGGCATCCCGGTTGCGCTCGCAACGGTAGACGCTTCGGTAGAAGGAATCCATCAGATTATGTGGATACTGAGACCGAGCAAGCTCGCTGCAATTTCGCAGACGGGAAGGCTTTGA